One genomic window of Branchiostoma floridae strain S238N-H82 chromosome 4, Bfl_VNyyK, whole genome shotgun sequence includes the following:
- the LOC118412827 gene encoding uncharacterized protein LOC118412827, with protein sequence MMLSLKLIPALLLVVATVSIQGAPHGGLPPPPGDAPPPEVMALFTEARAQGMTGEEAAAYVNRKMMEAMGIDPSMLGPPQSKKQKKSDDAPPPEAMALFSEARAQGMSGEEAAAYVNRKMMEAMGIDPSMLGPPQSKKQKKSDDAPPPEAMALFSEARAQGMSGEEAAAYVNRKMMEAMGIDPSMLGPPQSKKQKKSDDAPPPDFMTLIMEAMTQGKSGEEAVAYASQKMALIRQAMAQGMPLEEAIAYAEEKMGMNLSGLGPPMSKQKKSA encoded by the coding sequence ATGATGTTGTCGTTGAAGCTTATTCCAGCACTGCTGTTGGTGGTCGCAACGGTTTCCATCCAAGGCGCACCGCATGGAGGTCTTCCGCCGCCGCCTGGCGATGCCCCTCCTCCCGAAGTCATGGCCCTGTTCACGGAAGCCAGGGCCCAAGGAATGACCGGAGAAGAAGCTGCTGCATACGTCAACCGGAAGATGATGGAGGCCATGGGAATAGATCCATCTATGCTCGGCCCACCACAGTCCAAGAAGCAAAAGAAATCCGACGATGCCCCTCCACCTGAAGCCATGGCCCTGTTCTCGGAAGCCAGGGCCCAAGGAATGTCCGGAGAAGAAGCTGCTGCATACGTCAACCGGAAGATGATGGAGGCCATGGGAATAGATCCATCTATGCTCGGCCCACCACAGTCCAAGAAGCAAAAGAAATCCGACGATGCCCCTCCACCTGAAGCCATGGCCCTGTTCTCGGAAGCCAGGGCCCAAGGAATGTCCGGAGAAGAAGCTGCTGCATACGTCAACCGGAAGATGATGGAGGCCATGGGAATAGATCCATCTATGCTCGGCCCACCACAGTCCAAGAAGCAAAAGAAATCCGACGATGCCCCTCCTCCCGACTTTATGACCCTGATAATGGAAGCGATGACCCAAGGGAAGTCCGGAGAAGAAGCCGTTGCTTACGCCTCACAGAAGATGGCCCTGATAAGGCAAGCCATGGCCCAAGGTATGCCCCTAGAGGAAGCCATTGCATATGCCGAGGAGAAGATGGGTATGAACCTGTCTGGGCTCGGACCACCAATGTCCAAGCAGAAGAAATCCGCCTAA